GGTCGTGCGGATCCGGATATACAATATCGGTCGGGTGAAACTGGTCAATAATGGAGGACAGATTTTTAACCACATTTTCCCCTGCGTACGGCGCCCCTTTTTCATAACTGAAATCGTAGGGAGACCGATCGCTGCCATTTCGCCCCCGATGGAGATGATCGCGGTCCCAATTCTCTTCCCATAGCCCATTCGTTCCACCGTCCGGATAACCCAAAAACAGAATATCTGATTGCTTGACCCCCAATCGGTTTAAAGCCGCAATCGACTCCGCTCGCCGCGCTTTCCCTAATCGTTGATAGTCAGCAGGTTTGGGTGATACGACCCCAAAATTTTCGATGACCGCTCGTTCATATCCGTCGCCGCATGTCATAATCACGACTTTGACCTGTTTCTTTTGGGCCAATGCTTTTTGAATCAGTGCTGCGCCGCCCAGTGTCTCATCATCGGGGTGCGGGGCCACAAACAGAATGCGATTTCCAAATTGCACCAACTGATTGTTCATTGCCCGGTTCGCAACCAAAAAATCAGCTAGGAAAGGCCGGTATAAAACCAGACCCAGAATCAGTACGACTGCCAACAGGGCAACCCAAACCGTTTTTTTGCGGATCTGGAACAAAGGAAATCCCCCCGCGTAGAAGAATATCAGTCTTTGCCCTAGGTTGCGCCATTGAAGATAAATTATGCCAGTACTGGCCCTTTCTCAACCGGCAGACGGATAAAAAATTGCGTTCCCTTTCCCTTCTTGCTAACCACCTTGATCTTGCCATGAAAAGATTCGATAATTCGGTAGGAAACCATCAACCCCAAACCGGTTCCGCTTCGTTTCATCGAATAACACGGAGTTCCCAAACGTTCAATCTCCTGTGGCGTCATGCCAATTCCCTGGTCTTTGATCTCAACGGTTGCAATTTCCTCCACCTGCTGCGTGAAGTCCACTTCCTCGACATGTTCTGCCTGCGGTTTCGCAAACGATAAATAGCCGCTAATAATCGATTGCGCACGGTCCAGTTCGAGGATCTTGTCTTTCTGAATACGGGCGCAAGTAAAATCGCACCGAGAGCTACTAGCGAGGTTACAATAAGCGCTGTCGGAATCCCGATTCCGCCCAAATACCAGCGGAAGCCAATTAATTTGGCAAATACGGCCAGCCTTTCCTTCCATCCGCAATATAAGAAAACGATAATTAAGCAGACGGTCCGCAAATCAAAATTAAAACCATTATCCAATTTTAACGGGAAAACCATGCACAAAACGATAGAAACTCCAAACAGAAGAACGGTCAGATAAGGGAGCGCTTTTTTCTGTTCTTCCGTTTCCTTATGTCCCAAAAAGAAATACATCTTTCCAATCGTCCATGCTTTTCCCGCGGCTTGCTGCAGTTCCTACACCACAACCTGTAAATGGTGCTTCAAAACGCGAAATTCCTTTGGAAGCGTTCCTCCGTATTCACCATCCAAATTGAGTTCCACCTTTTCCTTTGACGTTACTTTCAACCATTCGGTTTGAAAATAAAGAACTCTCTCGTTATGAACATGTTCTCCCCGGAGAGCTTGTGTAGCCAACCGGATCATATCAGGAATCGAAGCCTGCTTGACTACCATCACATCGAACAATCCGTCCGCCAAATTGGCGTCGGGAGCGATATTTTCAAATCCGCCAACCCGGTTTGAATTGCATATCAGACACAACATCGCTTTTCCGGAAAATCCGAAACTGGCCGCTTCAATCTCCAGATGAATGGCTCCCAATTGAGGGATTTTCTCCAATCCCTTCATGTAATAAGCCAACTGTCCGAGAGCCGTCTTCATCCGACTGGGAACCTCGTAGGTAATTTCCGTTATTCGGCCACATCCGGCAATATTAATGAAAAATCGGTCATTTACCTGCCCAACATCTAACGGTTTGTATTGCAAATCCGTAATTCGCCTGGCAGCTTCCTTCAGATCGCGAGGCAGCCCTAGTGCTCTGGACAGATCGTTGCTGGTGCCTGCAGGAAGAATCCCAAGTAAAGGCCGGACCTCAAACGGGGACAGTCCATTCACTACTTCGTTTACCGTTCCATCTCCCCCGGCAGCTATCACAAGATCATACGCTTCCTCTGCCGCCCTTTTGGCCGCCTCTACTGTATCATCCGAATTTTTTGTCATATGGCAGGTTGTCTCCAATCCTGCCGAATCGAAAATATCGAGAATTTCAGGCAATTGCTGCCGCATCATTTCTTTGCCGGACGATGGATTGTAGATCAGTCTGGCCCTTTGTTTGACCATGAGTACGCCCCTTCTTTATTCCGTTAGTAAAACTTGTCCTTCGCCATAAAATGTGGAATACCCCAAGCGAACTTGGGGTAAATCACTGCCGCAGAAGCATTGTTTTTATGACTGAATACGTTCCAGAATCAGCTTGTTCAGCAGTTGCGGATTTCCTTTCCCTTTCGTTGCTTTCATCGCCTGTCCGACGAGAGCTCCTAACGCTTTTTCTTTCCCCGCTTTGTAATCCGCAACCGATTGCGGATTGTTGGCAATAATTTCTTCCACAATCTTGACAAGTTCGCCTTCGTCGGAAATTTGCACCAGACCTTTGTCCTGGATGATCGTTTCCGGGTCGCCGCCTGTCGCAAACATCTCCTCGAAGACCGTTTTGGCGATCTTGCTGGAAATCGTTCCTTTGTCGATCAGGCTGATTAATTTGCCAAGACCGGCAGGAGTCACTTTCGTTTCGCCAATTTCCAACCCGGCTTCATTCAGATGCCCCATCAGTTCACCCATGATCCAGTTGGAAGCCGCTTTTGCGTTGTCCGTATGCTGCAGCGTCTGTTCAAAGAAATCGGATACAGCTTTTGATGATGTCAACACTTCCGCATCATAGGACGGCAATCCCAACTTTTCCATGTACCGGGTTTTTCGCTGATCGGGCAGCTCCGGAATGGCAGCTTTGATTTCACTGACCCATTCCTGACTAATGACCATTTTTACCAAATCGGGTTCCGGAAAATATCGATAGTCATGCGCCTCTTCCTTCGAGCGCATGACGATCGTTTCATTTCTCGCATCATCCCATCGCAAGGTCTGCTGCACAATCGTACCGCCCGAGCGGAGCACATCCGCCTGTCGTCCCTGTTCGTATTCAAGCGCCCGCTGAACATTGCGGAACGAGTTCATATTTTTCAATTCCGTTTTGGTTCCAAACTGTTTCTGACCAACCGGCCGCAATGAAATGTTCGCGTCACAGCGGAGCGATCCTTCTTCCATTTTGACGTCGGACACTTCACAATACTGCATGATCGCTTTCAGCTTCTCCAGATAGGCGCGCGCCTCTTCAGGCGTCCGGATATCCGGCTCGGAAACGATTTCGATCAACGGTACGCCCACCCGGTTATAGTCAACAAGTGAGTAACCGCCAGACGAATGAGTCAATTTTCCGGCATCCTCTTCCAGATGAACGCGCGTGATCCCAATCCGTTTCGTTTCCCCGTTTACCTCAATCTCAATCCAGCCATGTTCGCCAACCGGCTTGTCATACTGGGAAACCTGATAGGCTTTTGGCAGATCAGGGTAAAAATAGTTTTTGCGGTCAAACTTGCTTTCCTCCGCTATCTTACAGTTCAACGCAGCCGATGCCTTGATGGCAAATTCCAGGGCCTGCCGGTTCAATACAGGCAAAACGCCGGGATGTCCCAGACAGATCGGACACACATTTGTATTCGGCGGCGCACCGAAATGAGTCGGGCAGCCGCAAAAAATTTTGGATTGCGTTTTTAACTCTACATGCACTTCCAGTCCAATGACCGTTTCAAATTGTGTGGCCACCGCTTCTGTCATGCCTGTACACCCCCTGCAACAGACGGACGCAAATTCAGATTGGCCGTTTGTTCATACGCATGAGCGGTTTGCAGAATGGTGCTTTCTGCAAACGCTTTGCCGATAATTTGAAGTCCAACCGGCATTCCGTCCGCCAACCCGCATGGCACGGAAATACCCGGCAGGCCTGCCAGATTAACCGGTATGGTGTATATATCGTTTAGGTACATCGTCATCGGATCCTCCGTCTGCTCCCCAGCCTTAAACGCAACGGTGGGAGCGGTTGGGGATACGATTACATCGAATTTTTCAAATACCCGGTCAAAATCCTGTTTGATCAGCGTTCTTACTTTTTGTGCCCGCAAGTAGTACGCGTCATAATAGCCGGAAGAAAGCGCGTAGGTTCCCAACATAATACGGCGTTTGACTTCCGCGCCGAAACCTTTCGCCCGTGTCTGCTTGTACATATCGATCAAATCGTCTGCTTCGACGCGGACTCCATAACGAACTCCGTCATAGCGGGCCAAATTGGAAGATGCTTCGGCCGGCGCAAGCAGATAATAACAGGCCACCGCATATTTTGTATGCGGCAGGGTGACTTCTTCAACAACCGCTCCCTGCGATTCAAGCAGCCGAATCGCATCCAGCACCCGGTCCCGGACAGCCGGGTCCAACCCTTCCGCAAAATACTCTTTCGGCATGGCAATCCGCAGTCCCTTAATATCCCTGTTCAATGCAGCCGAATAATCGGGAATTTCCAGATTGGCGGATGTCGAATCCAACTCGTCATAACCGGCAATCGCCTGCAGAACGGCTGCCGTGTCTTCCACATTTCGCGCAAAAGGTCCAATCTGATCGAGCGAGGAAGCATACGCAACCAGACCGAAACGGGATACAAGACCGTACGTCGGCTTTAGACCGACCACACCGCAATAAGACGCCGGCTGCCGAATCGAACCTCCGGTATCAGAGCCAAGCGAGAACGGAACTTGACCAGCCGCTACAGCAGCAGCCGAGCCTCCCGACGAACCGCCTGGCACACGCTCCAGATTCCAAGGGTTGCGTGTGGGATAAAAAGCCGAATTTTCGTTGGAAGAGCCCATGGCAAACTCGTCCATATTCGTTTTCCCGACCATCACAAAATTCTGCTCCTGCAGTTTTGTTACTGCTGTTGCGGAATAAGGCGGTATATAATTGGCCAGAATCTGACTCGCACAGGTTGTTTTGATTCCTTCGGTACACATGTTGTCTTTAATGGCACCCGGAATTCCGTATAGTAGCGGAAGATTTCCGTCTGGCAAACGGTCCAATTTTTGCGCCTGATCAATTGCCTGTTCCGCTGTAACCGTCAGAAATGACTTGACTTGGCTGTCCGTCTGTTCAATTTTCTGCAGAGCTGCTTGCGTAAGTTCAGATGGCCGAATTTCTTTGCTTTTGATTTTTTTATGTAAACTTTGGATCGATTCATCCAAGATGCTCATCTTATCCCTCCATTACGGCAGGTACCCGGAACTGTCCTTCGTCCTCGTCGGGTGCATTCGATAGTGCCTGTTCGTTTGTCAACCATTGGCGGGTCCGGTCATCCCGCATTACGTTCTGTATCGGCAGCACGTGGCTGGTCGGTTCCACATTTTCGAGATCGAGCTTTTGCAATTCTTCCGCATGCTGCAGAATTTTGTTCAACTGTTCCGTGTATTGCTCCATCTCTTGATCGGTCAGCTTCAACCGCGCCAGATTGGCCACATGAGCGACATCTTTACTCGTTATAGACACGTATTCCACCTCCGCAATCACGTCCGAAATCATTTCCTGATTATAGCACAACCGATAAATGCTTACCAGTTGCGAAACTCGCGGCCAAAAATGGCCGAATTTGACCAATCAGCGCTCGCTGTGCTTCGAATCCGTTTAAATCTATATTTCATGCTAATGAATAGCGAGGGAAGGGGAATTTGGATGATTGAACATAAAGGGGAAGAAAATGATGATGGAATATCACATTTTTATACTTTCTAAGCTGTTGGAATAGCCCTCGCAGCAACTGTAGAGCTACGAGGGCTTTATGTTCATCGATTTGCCTTAATTGCTACTTCCGTTTTCATAAGGTTTGATTAATCCATACAACGTCTTGATTGTAGGAATTTCAATCCCGGCCTGCTTCGCAAGTCGGACCGCTGCTCCCTGCAGACTTTCCACTTCCAACGGGAGTCCTTTCCGAAAATCTTGATGCATCGAGGAAGTAGATCCTTCCGGCAGTTTAGAACACTGGTCCACACTTATATCAATAAATGACTCTGCAAGATTGACACCTTTGTGCCTCGCCAATTGCCACATCTCAACTAACGATTGACGGAACACCTCTTTCGTCGGTTCGCATTTCAACACCTTATCAATCGACAGACGGCTGGCGGTTGTGACACCTGAATAAGCGGTAATATAGCCATACTTGTTCCAAATGTCCGCTTGAATGTCTTCGCTTAGCACCAGCTTCATGTTGGCACCCTTCGCAGCGACCGTCAATTCTTCGCAGAAAGCCTGTTGCTCGGGCACCAGAGGACCAAACCGAACTTCATGTGCCAGATTTGTATGTAAAATACGCCCCTCCGCATCTAACGTCGATATAATATAGCAGAGTCCGCCAAGAATCTTACCTTTGCCGAATTCCTTTTCCAAAAGATCATAGTGTTCTACGCCGTTTAACAACGGCAACACATAAGCTCCCTTTTCCACCAAGGGACGCATTTGATCAATGGAACCGGGAATGTGATAATTCTTGACCCCGAGAATAATCAAATCACAACCTTCAATCTGATCTGTACGGGTTGCGATCTTCGGTACAAGCTGATCGTCTCCTCGCGGGCTTTGAATTACGAGTCCTGTTTGCTTCAATTGTTCCGCTCTTTTTTCCCTGACCAGATACGTAACATCTGCTCCTGCCTGCTGCAACCGGCCGCCGAAATACCCGCCAACCGCTCCTGCTCCGACTACTGTGATTTTCATTGGTAGTCACCTTCCTGTCTAATTTAGAGTAATTTTTTTAATTATCCCGAAATCCGGCGAAAAAGAAAAGAATTTTCAAAACATGACATTTCCCGGGAATTATCGACAAGGGGAAAGCGCCAAAAGCTCATAATATGCCTAAACCTTATCAGAAAGGCATCTGTTGTCAGAGAATGCAATAGTATACCGAATTATGCAAGCACTTCCGGGTACCAACCCGGCCGGTCTGTCATATGATGAATCAGCCTATTTTGCTTAAGAGGAAAGGGCGGATCAAATGAGCTCCGAAAGTGAATATTATCCGAAACGAGTACCGCCACAACAGCAACACAGACAACCTGGCATCGAATCCATCATGGTGCCAAGGCCGATTTTTGACGACCCAGGTTATCAGCCGAGTGGCAAATTACACAACAAGGTGGCACTTATCACAGGCGGCGACAGCGGCATTGGCCGGGCAGTGGCAGTCGCATTTGCAAAAGAGGGTGCCCATATTGCCATTTCGTACCTGGATGAACACACAGACGCACAGGAAACCTGGCATTACATCGAACGGTTGGGACGAAAATGTATTCTTTTGCCCGGGGATGTCGGTTATGAGAACGTATGTCAGCATGTTGTCAAAACCACAGTGGAGCAGTTCGGCAGAATCGACGTACTTGTCAACAATGCCGGCGAGCAACACGTGCGGGAAAGTATTTTGGAGCTTCCATCTGAACAGTGGGAGCGCACATTTCGAACCAACATTTTCTCCATGTTTTACTTAACCAAAGCGGCCGTCCCTTATATGAAAAAGGGCAGTTCCATCATTAACACTGCCTCGATTGTCGCCTACCAGGGATTCAAAACGATGATTGATTATTCGGCAACAAAGGGAGCTGTTGTGAGCTTTACACGCTCCTTGTCTCTTAATCTGATCGAACAGGGAATTCGGGTCAACGGTGTTGCGCCAGGCCCGATTTGGACCCCATTGATTCCTGCTTCCTTTACCTTGCAGCAAGTTGCGGAATTTGGCAGTGATACGCCGATGGACAGACCCGGTCAGCCAGTTGAATTGGCTCCCGCCTATGTGTATCTCGCTTCTGATGATTCTTCCTATATGTCTGGACAGATTTTGCACGTTAACGGCGGACAAATTGTAAACGGTTAAATCTAATCATATAGGAAAAAAGGCGGGTGCATGCTCACATGCATCCGTCTTTCTTTGATTTCTTTAATCAGTAGTGACTTCACCCGTCCAGGCCAGCATGCCGCCTTGTAAGTTATACAGCTTTTCAAAACCATGCTGTTTTAAAAGATTATAAGCCATTATACTGCGCCTGCCACTTCGACAAATTAACAAATATTCGTGATCCGGATTCAATTCGCCGATCCGCGACTCCAATTCGCCAAGCGGAATCAGCTTCGCTCCCGAAATATGCCCGCCCGCATATTCTTCCGGCTGACGAACGTCAATCAATTCCAGCTGCTTGTTTTTTTTTCAACAAGTTCAGTTCTTCTGGTCCATTTACATGTTTGTACACGGTTAAATCCTCCATTGAAACCCCTCCATAGCGCGATCCGGCAGTTTACTGCCGTGACGCGACTTGTGCCCTTTGGGTGCATAGCGAGACCTGGTGTGTCTATGCTTTTTTCATCATAACGATCCTGCCGATTTCTTGCAAATTCTGAAGGACAGTTACAGATGATTTACCCCAATTCGTTCGATATATGGCATAATAAGGTCAATCATATCTATTAAAATCCAATCAAAATAAGGAGTTTGCAAATGAGAAAAATTCTCTTGGTTACATTCTTATCCTTGCTGGCCGCCGGATGCTCAACCGCTTCCGAACCGGCCCATCAACATACAACTTCATCGGACGCTCTGCAAAACTCAAACATGGATGAAAGCAAAGGAGACATCTTTCAGAAAACTTCATCCGCCGATCATCTGCCATCTTTCGTCACGAACAAACCGCAAGCGATCCAGGACGCTTATAAGACGGCAGGCAAAAACATCAGCCTGCTGCAAAAAATGCCCTGCTATTGCGGATGCGGGGAAATTGGCCACAAAAGCAACGCAGATTGTTTCGTGCAGCAAACCACTTCTGACGGTATCGTCTGGAATTCACATGCCACAACCTGCAACACCTGCATGAACATTGCCCTGGACGCCGCCAAAATGCAATCGGAAGGAAAGTCCGAAATAGAAATCCGGGCTTACATTGATTCCACCTACAGTAAAACAGGCCAAAAACCGACACCCACACCGATGATTAACTAATTCACAAATTCTATCAAATAAGAGAAACGCCTGCTTGCCATAACGGGTTCACTTTTAAGGGTGCAATAGTATCGTTAAATTTCTTTGAAATGACAATATTATTTTTGCATCTCAAAAGTGAACCCGTAATGCCTGCCAGACGCTTCTTTCAATGGTTAACCGCTATTTATTTACCAATACAACGATGATCGATACGAGAGAGAAACAGATGCCTAACAAGTAAAGGAATGCGACCGTTTGAATCTGGGTCAATCCCGACTGCATCAACTGATGGAATGTATGCCCTTTGTCCGCCTTGTAAATCGGGCGATTTTCCTTCAGCCGCCGAATCGTAACATAAAAGAAATCGAAAATCGGAACGCCCAGAGCCAACACAGGTACCACCAAAGATACAAGCGTGGCCGCCTTAAACGCCCCTTCCACTGCAATGGCCGACAAGGTAAAACCGAGAAATGTCGCCCCCGAATCCCCCATAAAAATTTTCGCCGGATGGAAATTGTGACGCAGAAACGCAAGCGAAATGGCGATCAGCGTTACGGCGTACATGGCACTGGTTGGCTGCCCTTTCAACAGAGAAATGAACAGGAGTGTGGTCGCCGAAATGGCAGCGATTCCGCCAGCCAAACCGTCCACCCCGTCAAGAAAATTAAACATGTTCGTAATACCGACCACCCACAACACAGTAGCCAATACAGATACCCAATAAGTAAACTGATAATAGCCCAACCCACCGAATGGAATCGTAATTCCTTCAATGCGCACATCAAAGTATATCAAAATGGAGGCGGCTGCAATTTGTGCGATAAATTTTGGAAGAGCAGGAAAATCCTTGCCCCTCGTCTTCATGTAATCATCGATCAAACCGACCAGAAAAATAACCAGGGCCCCCAACATAAGCCCCACATATTCCGATGATCGTTCGCCCATAATCAGCGTGGTAACGAAGAAACCGACGAACATGGCGGCTCCGCCTAACAACGGAATCGGATCGGTGTGGATTTTCCGCTGGTTCGGAATGTCTACAAAACCGGTTTTTAACGCAATCTTCCTCATGACGGGAACTAAAGCGTAGACAACCAAAAAGGCAAGAGTAAATGTAAATAACTGTTGCATCGTAAGAAAAGCCTCCCACCTGCGAGTCTTACCTATTAGGATGTTCCGTTTGCGTGATTTCTTCCATGGGAAAATCTTTATCCGCAAGTCCCCCTCATTATATCAGACAACGGTAAACGAAAGGAATACATATTTAACAGTTCAAAATCATACGTTCTAATGACGGATGTTTTGTTTGATTCAGGAGGTGAGATTTTTGAGTCTGAACGCTATTCTTGCCGTGATTGCCTTACCCGTCGTATTCGTGCTGGGCAGATATTCTTCCCGTTACCGGTTTGTGCGGGTGCGTCCCCGTTATCGACAAAACGTCAAAGAATTTATCAGAGGCAAATAACCCTCATGCAGAAATAGTCGCACCGCAAGGTACGACTTTTTTTGTCAAACTCCCTACAAATAGGCCTCCAGTTTTTGCCGTTTCAATTCCTGGATGAGTTCCTTAATGTGCTGCGAACGATATTTCGAACAGACCAGCGTAATATCTTCCGTATCCACCACAATGATATCCTGGATGCCCAGCGTTGCAATCAGCTTGTCTCCCGCATTGTGAATAATGCAGTCATGCGTGTCCAGGTTGATGACATTGCCCTGAATCACATTATCAAACGGGTCCCGTTCCGAAATTTTGTCAAGCGCTCCCCAACTGCCCACATCGTTCCAGCCGAAATCGCAGGGAACCATGTAGATGTTGTCCGCTTTTTCCATCACTCCATAATCGATCGAAATGGCTGGCAAACGAGGATATACCTGTTCCAGCACCGCCTGCTCCATGCTGCTGTCCAGCACCGGTCGAATGATTTCCAGACCGTGATGAAGATCCGGGAGATACTGCTCAATCATTCTCCGGATAGTATTGGTATGCCATAGGAACATACCTGTATTCCAATACAAATTGGGCTTCGTAATAAACGTTTCGGCTGTCTCCCGGTTTGGTTTCTCATGAAACCGTTCCACCTTATACCCGTGCAAAATCCGGTCATACTCTGCCTCGGACACCTGCATATATCCATAACCGGTTTCCGGATAGCTGGGTTTGATGCCAAGCGTTACCACACCGCGAGATCGCTTCAGTACTTGACGGCCTTTCTGGATGCTCTCAATAAAAATTTCTTCGTCTTCCACATAATGATCGGCCGGTACCACCAGTAATTCACTATTCGGTTGCCGGTTTGAAATTTTAGCGGCTGCCAGCCCGATACAAGCGGATGTATCTCTTCCGACCGGCTCCAATATCAGATTTCCCACCGGCAATTCGGGCAATTGAAGCCGAACAATATCCCGGTAATTTACATGGCTCACAATATGAATATGGGAGAGCGGGACAAATTTACGCAACCGGTCCACCGTCATTTGCAGCATCGAGCGATTCCCCGCAATGGTCAAAAACTGTTTTGGCCACTGCATCCGGCTTAACGGCCAAAAACGTTCTCCTTTGCCCCCCGCCATTACAATTACGTTGAGTTGATTCATGCTTACGGCCCCCCGTAGTCGTTCATTGAATGAGCCGCTACCCCCGCCCGCTGTTTCCAGGTCCACAAGCTGTTAATCGCAAAATTCCAGCCGGTCATAAGCACGATTCCAATTGCGTTGGCTAACAGGGCGGGCAGGAGGAAACGGTCATGAAGCACATACAGTACGGTCAAATTGATGGCAATCCCAAACACCGATACGATCAGATATTTCAAGTAGCGAACCAACAAGAGATCCTGCTTGTCCCCCGGCCAGGTAAACGTATCGTTGAGAATAAAATTGGATGTCATCGCCACAAGAGCGGAAAAGAAACCGGACCAAACGACAGACCACCGCAACAGTTCGTAAAACACCGTAAAGGCTCCCATATTTACCGCGACCCCGGACAGTCCGACAAGCAGAAACAAAAGAAGCCTTCTGTCTTCCGGACTGGCGGCCACCAACCTTCCCACATGACGAATGTAATTCAATTGTTCCCGAAGACTCATTTTGGATTCATCCCGATGCCGCTCCTGGAATGCATATGGGATTTCCAACGCATTCTTATAATTCCCTTTCACCAGAATTTCAAGCAGGATTTTCCAGCCAATCGGATTCCATTTGATGCCTTCAATAACCTGTTTCCTCAGCATAAAAAAACCACTCATCGGATCGGTCACTTTCCGGACCCGGCGCAAAGCGGCCTGTCCAATGAGGCGGGCGCTTTTCGAAATGATTTTGCGGTGTAGGGCCAGTCCCCGGTCTTCTCCCCCCTGTAAAAATCGACTGGGAAGCACCAGATCGACTCCCTGCTGAATTTTCACCAACATTTCGGCCAGCAGTTCCGGCGGATGCTGCAAATCCGCATCCATAACCGCCAGCACGTCCCCTTTGGCCGCTTCAAATCCCCGTATAACGGCAGTCGCCAATCCCCGTTCAGACGCCCGATGAATATAGCGGAATTGCGGGTAACGGTTCGCCACCTCCTGCAAGATATCCGGTGTATCATCTGTACTGTCGTCAACAAAAATAACTTCATACTCTTCGCCGTGCAAAGCCCCCCGAATCCGGTCCGCCAGCAGCGGGATGTTCCCTTTTTCGTTGTACGTAGGTATGATGACGCTGATCATAGATGCCTCCTTCTCAACCACCGCGATGTGCAGTTTTTGACAGGAATTTCCGTATCGTTTAGTATGTTGACTGAAAAACGAGGTGAACACATGAGCCGCCGGGATGCTTGGATCTATTCGTTTATCCTGTTTCTTGTACATAAAGTCTCCGTGTTTGGAGCCAGTCTTTTCTTTGTCAGTCGATCGATGCCCTTTCATTCGATAAAGGAGTACTTGCAGTATGCCCTAATTCAAAATTTTGTACGATGGGATTCACTCTGGTATCTCCGGATTGCAACAGATGGATACGCCGAATTAAAACGGGCCGCATTTTTTCCGCTGTATCCCTATCTGATTCGCGGACTGCACTTTGCATTCGATATGCCGTACC
The sequence above is a segment of the Effusibacillus dendaii genome. Coding sequences within it:
- a CDS encoding PCYCGC motif-containing (lipo)protein, with amino-acid sequence MRKILLVTFLSLLAAGCSTASEPAHQHTTSSDALQNSNMDESKGDIFQKTSSADHLPSFVTNKPQAIQDAYKTAGKNISLLQKMPCYCGCGEIGHKSNADCFVQQTTSDGIVWNSHATTCNTCMNIALDAAKMQSEGKSEIEIRAYIDSTYSKTGQKPTPTPMIN
- a CDS encoding MraY family glycosyltransferase, translated to MQQLFTFTLAFLVVYALVPVMRKIALKTGFVDIPNQRKIHTDPIPLLGGAAMFVGFFVTTLIMGERSSEYVGLMLGALVIFLVGLIDDYMKTRGKDFPALPKFIAQIAAASILIYFDVRIEGITIPFGGLGYYQFTYWVSVLATVLWVVGITNMFNFLDGVDGLAGGIAAISATTLLFISLLKGQPTSAMYAVTLIAISLAFLRHNFHPAKIFMGDSGATFLGFTLSAIAVEGAFKAATLVSLVVPVLALGVPIFDFFYVTIRRLKENRPIYKADKGHTFHQLMQSGLTQIQTVAFLYLLGICFSLVSIIVVLVNK
- a CDS encoding glycosyltransferase, whose amino-acid sequence is MISVIIPTYNEKGNIPLLADRIRGALHGEEYEVIFVDDSTDDTPDILQEVANRYPQFRYIHRASERGLATAVIRGFEAAKGDVLAVMDADLQHPPELLAEMLVKIQQGVDLVLPSRFLQGGEDRGLALHRKIISKSARLIGQAALRRVRKVTDPMSGFFMLRKQVIEGIKWNPIGWKILLEILVKGNYKNALEIPYAFQERHRDESKMSLREQLNYIRHVGRLVAASPEDRRLLLFLLVGLSGVAVNMGAFTVFYELLRWSVVWSGFFSALVAMTSNFILNDTFTWPGDKQDLLLVRYLKYLIVSVFGIAINLTVLYVLHDRFLLPALLANAIGIVLMTGWNFAINSLWTWKQRAGVAAHSMNDYGGP
- a CDS encoding mannose-1-phosphate guanylyltransferase — encoded protein: MNQLNVIVMAGGKGERFWPLSRMQWPKQFLTIAGNRSMLQMTVDRLRKFVPLSHIHIVSHVNYRDIVRLQLPELPVGNLILEPVGRDTSACIGLAAAKISNRQPNSELLVVPADHYVEDEEIFIESIQKGRQVLKRSRGVVTLGIKPSYPETGYGYMQVSEAEYDRILHGYKVERFHEKPNRETAETFITKPNLYWNTGMFLWHTNTIRRMIEQYLPDLHHGLEIIRPVLDSSMEQAVLEQVYPRLPAISIDYGVMEKADNIYMVPCDFGWNDVGSWGALDKISERDPFDNVIQGNVINLDTHDCIIHNAGDKLIATLGIQDIIVVDTEDITLVCSKYRSQHIKELIQELKRQKLEAYL